A genomic window from Anoplolepis gracilipes chromosome 6, ASM4749672v1, whole genome shotgun sequence includes:
- the Nd-23 gene encoding NADH-quinone oxidoreductase subunit I — protein MTSLQIIARTSKIAPKFGRLASNGINIYLSRSKYYYVNEEKDKTWTDIMEAATTHMFFLEIGRGFGLILSQLFREPATINYPFEKGPLSPRFRGEHALRRYPSGEERCIACKLCEAICPAQAITIEAEERADGSRRTTRYDIDMSKCIYCGFCQEACPVDAIVEGPNFEFSSETHEEMLYNKEKLLNNGDKWESEIASNIHADHLYR, from the exons ATGACTTCTTTGCAGATCATTGCACGTACAAGTAAAATTg CTCCAAAATTTGGCAGGCTTGCTTCAAatggtataaatatatatttgagtcGAAGTAAATATTACTATGTAAATgaggaaaaagataaaaccTGGACGGATATTATGGAAGCTGCAACTACACATAtgttttttctcgaaattggTCGAGGATTTGGTCTTATTTTGTCTCAGTTATTTAGAGAACCAGCAACAATAAATTATCCATTTGAAAAAGGGCCTTTAAGTCCTAGATTTAGAGGAGAACATGCATTAAGAAg atatccCTCTGGAGAAGAAAGATGTATTGCTTGTAAATTATGTGAAGCAATATGCCCCGCACAAGCTATTACAATTGAAGCAGAAGAAAGAGCAGATGGATCTCGACGTACTACAAGATATGACATTGATATGtctaaatgtatttattgtgGATTTTGTCAAGAAGCTTGTCCAGTAGATGCTATTGTAGAG GGTccaaattttgaattttcgaGTGAAACTCATGAAGAAATGTTGTATAACaaggaaaaacttttaaataatggaGATAAATGGGAATCTGAAATTGCTAGTAATATCCATGCTGATCACTTATATCGTTAA
- the LOC140666517 gene encoding sesquipedalian-1 — translation MKINEKNMVAFATSATPIDREGWLNKRGEMNRGYQRRWFVLKGNILFYFDRRGDKEPMGMIVLEGCTIELAEDEEQFGFKIVFHGLNNRSYVLAAESQESMEQWMKALACASYDYMKLMVTELQRQLDAVEEETACVPTQQSPKAPPRQRHNPFNKSDCHHRSQSVRSAPGRTENIPRTKITFRELHTVYGRRILADLNAWRHARKNTEAPLITL, via the exons ATGAAAATCAATGAGAAAAACATGGTAGCATTTGCTACATCTGCAACACCAATAGACCGTGAAGGCTGGTTGAATAAACGCGGTGAAATGAATCGTGGATATCAAAGACGATGGTTTGTTCTCAAAGGAAACATATTGTTCTATTTTGATCGACGTGGTGACAAAGAACCAATGGGTATGATTGTACTTGAAGGTTGTACAATTGAATTAGCAGAAGATGAAGAACAATTTGGCTTCAAAATAGTCTTTCATGGTCTAAACAATAGAAGCTATGTTCTAGCAGCAGAATCTCAG GAATCTATGGAGCAATGGATGAAGGCATTAGCTTGCGCTAGTTATGACTATATGAAACTTATGGTGACAGAACTACAACGTCAGTTAGATGCTGTAGAAGAAGAAACAGCATGTGTACCAACGCAACAATCCCCTAAAGCTCCGCCAAGGCAACGGCATAATCCATTTAATAAATCAGATTGTCATCATCGTTCCCAGAGTGTTAGGTCGGCGCCTGGTAGGACAGAGAATATACCTAGGACTAAAATAACTTTTCGTGAACTTCATACAGTATATGGCAGACGAATTCTGGCAGATTTGAATGCATGGAGACATGCGAGGAAAAATACAGAAGCACCTCTAATAACTTTATaa